One part of the Oceanihabitans sp. IOP_32 genome encodes these proteins:
- a CDS encoding N-acetylmuramoyl-L-alanine amidase, whose product MIVLLDNGHGGIINSDYQTKGKRSPIWNDGSQLFEGEFNRAIVNGIVERLTKLKIPYVNIAPEYRDVRLETRINRANKYASDSSFFLSIHSNAGGGRGSEIFTSPGNTKSDKIATVFGNAYKNEFPNRVLRTDFTDGDLDKERRFYVLTRTQMPAILTENFFMDNEEECKTILMTKEGRERIIKYHIEAILQVKLRLF is encoded by the coding sequence ATGATTGTACTTCTAGATAATGGCCATGGAGGAATAATTAATTCAGATTATCAAACCAAAGGAAAAAGAAGTCCTATATGGAATGATGGTTCGCAACTTTTTGAAGGGGAATTCAATAGAGCTATTGTTAATGGGATAGTTGAAAGATTAACAAAGCTCAAAATTCCCTATGTTAATATAGCTCCAGAATATAGAGATGTGCGTTTAGAAACACGAATTAACAGAGCAAATAAATACGCTTCAGATAGCAGTTTTTTTCTAAGCATCCATTCTAATGCAGGTGGCGGAAGAGGTTCTGAAATTTTCACCTCTCCTGGAAACACAAAAAGCGATAAAATAGCTACGGTTTTTGGAAATGCTTATAAAAATGAATTTCCCAATAGAGTATTACGGACCGATTTTACAGATGGGGATTTGGATAAGGAACGTCGGTTTTATGTTCTAACCAGAACGCAAATGCCAGCGATTTTAACAGAGAATTTCTTTATGGATAATGAGGAAGAATGCAAGACCATTTTAATGACCAAAGAAGGCAGAGAAAGAATTATTAAGTACCATATAGAAGCAATCTTACAAGTAAAATTAAGATTGTTTTAA
- a CDS encoding succinate dehydrogenase/fumarate reductase iron-sulfur subunit, with protein sequence MKVTFKIWRQDGPESKGVFKTYEVDALHADMSFLEALDHLNETLVLKNEKVIAFEHDCREGICGQCGVFINGRAHGPHDNITTCQLHLRSFKDGDTIIVEPWRATAFPIIKDLIVDRSAFDRIIEQGGYITAKTGTAPEANAILVSKDISDRAMDASACIGCGACVATCKNASAVLFTSAKINHLNQLPQGEPEGQRRVIEMIRQMELENFGSCTFTGACEIECPAEISMSNIAEMNARFIKAKLWG encoded by the coding sequence ATGAAAGTTACATTTAAAATTTGGAGACAAGACGGGCCAGAATCAAAAGGTGTATTCAAAACTTATGAGGTTGATGCGCTTCATGCAGACATGTCGTTTTTAGAAGCTTTAGATCACCTTAACGAAACACTCGTTTTAAAAAATGAAAAAGTAATTGCTTTCGAGCATGATTGCAGAGAAGGCATTTGCGGCCAATGTGGTGTGTTTATAAATGGACGAGCACACGGCCCACACGATAATATAACCACCTGCCAATTACACCTGCGAAGCTTTAAAGACGGGGATACTATTATAGTAGAACCCTGGCGAGCCACCGCTTTTCCTATTATAAAAGACCTTATAGTAGACCGCTCAGCCTTCGATAGGATTATAGAGCAAGGCGGCTACATAACTGCAAAAACAGGCACAGCACCAGAGGCGAATGCCATTCTTGTTTCTAAAGACATATCAGATCGTGCTATGGATGCCTCAGCCTGTATTGGTTGTGGTGCTTGTGTGGCCACCTGTAAAAATGCCTCTGCCGTATTATTTACTTCGGCAAAAATAAACCATCTTAACCAATTGCCTCAAGGCGAACCAGAAGGCCAACGTCGTGTTATTGAAATGATAAGACAAATGGAACTCGAAAACTTTGGCAGTTGCACCTTTACTGGTGCCTGCGAAATAGAATGTCCAGCAGAAATCTCCATGAGCAATATTGCAGAAATGAATGCGAGATTCATTAAAGCAAAATTATGGGGTTAA
- a CDS encoding fumarate reductase/succinate dehydrogenase flavoprotein subunit, with protein MKLNSKIPEGRLEDKWKNYQLKSQLINPANKKKLNIIVVGSGLSGAGAAATLAELGYDVQCFCYQDSARRAHSVAAQGGINAAKNYQHDGDSIYRMFLDTLKGGDFRSREANTYRLAELSAPLIDHFVQQGVPFAREYGGVLVNRSFGGVQVQRTFYARGQTGQQLLLAAYSQLYKMVRAKKVEMLPRHEILDIVLIKGKAKGVIARDLATGAIKRFAADAVVLATGGYARVFRLSTLAIGCNGSAIWKAHKRGAYFAAPSFTQIHPTALPQSSDAQSKLTLMSESLRNDGRIWVPTKQNDTRAPNEIPEDQRDYYLERRYPNYGNLAPRDIASRAAKERIDNGYGVGPLKNAVYLDFKHAIERLGKRVIEDRYGNLFTMYQKITGINAYNEPMKISPAAHFSMGGLWVDYELMTTIPGLYAIGECNYSDHGANRLGANSLLQTCIDGYFVLPNTINNYLQGELDQNHPGTEHPEFAKIEYEVKQQINNILVVNGNRTVDDFHRELGKVMWQECAMSRNKKGLERAIEQIKSIRKAFWNDVKVTGNDNEMNTELEKALRLADFLELAELMCIDALQREESCGAHFREEYQTEDGEAKRNDKDFAYVSAWEYNDGNFNLHKEPLHFEFEQPTVRDYK; from the coding sequence ATGAAATTAAATTCGAAAATACCAGAAGGCAGACTAGAAGATAAATGGAAAAACTACCAGCTAAAATCGCAATTAATAAATCCAGCGAATAAAAAGAAATTAAATATTATTGTGGTAGGCTCTGGATTATCTGGTGCAGGAGCAGCCGCGACATTGGCAGAGTTGGGGTACGATGTGCAATGCTTTTGTTATCAAGATTCTGCTCGAAGAGCGCACTCGGTAGCAGCACAAGGCGGTATAAATGCGGCAAAAAACTATCAGCATGATGGCGATAGTATTTATCGCATGTTTTTGGACACCCTAAAAGGTGGCGATTTTAGGTCGCGCGAAGCCAACACTTACAGGCTTGCCGAACTATCGGCTCCTTTAATAGATCATTTTGTGCAGCAAGGTGTACCCTTTGCACGAGAATACGGCGGTGTGTTGGTAAATCGAAGCTTTGGCGGCGTACAAGTGCAGCGTACCTTTTATGCCAGAGGTCAAACTGGCCAGCAATTATTACTAGCAGCCTATTCTCAATTATATAAAATGGTTAGAGCTAAAAAGGTGGAAATGCTACCAAGGCATGAAATACTAGATATCGTTCTAATAAAAGGCAAAGCAAAAGGTGTTATCGCCAGAGATTTGGCAACTGGAGCTATTAAACGCTTTGCTGCCGATGCCGTGGTTCTTGCAACGGGAGGATATGCCCGCGTTTTTAGACTATCTACCTTAGCCATTGGCTGTAACGGCAGCGCGATTTGGAAAGCGCATAAGCGTGGTGCTTATTTTGCAGCGCCTAGCTTTACTCAAATTCATCCTACTGCCCTTCCGCAGTCTAGTGATGCCCAGTCTAAACTCACTTTAATGTCTGAATCCCTGCGCAATGACGGACGTATTTGGGTTCCTACAAAACAAAACGACACAAGAGCACCAAACGAGATACCAGAAGACCAAAGGGATTATTATTTAGAAAGACGTTACCCCAACTATGGCAACCTAGCTCCAAGAGATATTGCCTCGCGTGCAGCCAAAGAGCGCATAGACAATGGTTACGGTGTTGGCCCGTTAAAAAATGCGGTGTATTTAGATTTTAAGCACGCCATAGAAAGGCTAGGCAAAAGAGTGATAGAAGACCGCTACGGAAATCTGTTTACCATGTACCAGAAAATTACGGGTATTAATGCCTACAACGAACCCATGAAAATCTCGCCAGCAGCACATTTCTCTATGGGTGGACTATGGGTAGATTACGAGTTAATGACTACCATACCTGGTTTATACGCCATTGGAGAATGCAATTACAGCGATCATGGTGCGAATCGATTGGGTGCTAATTCATTATTACAAACCTGTATTGACGGCTATTTTGTGTTGCCCAATACCATTAACAATTATTTGCAGGGTGAATTAGACCAAAACCACCCTGGCACAGAGCACCCTGAGTTTGCTAAAATTGAATATGAAGTGAAGCAGCAAATCAACAACATATTAGTAGTAAACGGAAACCGAACCGTAGACGACTTTCACCGTGAACTCGGTAAGGTTATGTGGCAAGAATGTGCCATGAGCCGCAATAAAAAAGGATTAGAGAGAGCTATTGAGCAAATAAAAAGCATTAGAAAAGCATTTTGGAATGATGTAAAAGTGACAGGAAACGACAATGAAATGAACACTGAACTAGAAAAAGCCCTACGTCTAGCCGATTTTTTAGAATTAGCAGAACTAATGTGTATAGACGCTTTACAACGTGAAGAATCTTGTGGAGCACACTTTAGAGAAGAATACCAAACCGAAGACGGAGAAGCCAAACGTAATGATAAGGATTTCGCCTATGTTTCGGCATGGGAATACAATGATGGTAATTTTAATCTGCATAAAGAACCATTACATTTTGAGTTCGAACAGCCCACTGTAAGAGATTACAAATAA
- the aspA gene encoding aspartate ammonia-lyase has protein sequence MSTRKEEDLLGFLDINNDAFYGIHTQRAINNFQISKFKISDYPIFITGMVLTKKACACANKELGTVSSEKADMIIEACDEILNNLEKYLTYFPVDAFQGGAGTSVNMNTNEVIANVALTLNGYPKGRYDIINPNDHVNRSQSTNDAYPTGFRVAIYNYIEHLLEKINILINAFNLKSSEFKNVIKMGRTQLQDAVPMSLGDEFSSWAETMKEEIKVLKHTRDLILTLNLGGTAIGTRVNAPNGFSELSISYLKQFTQADFEEAEDLIEASSDCGDFVMISGALKRTAIKVSKICNDLRLLSSGPRCGLNEINLPEMQAGSSIMPAKVNPVIPEVVNQVCFKVIGNDSTVAFAAEAGQLQLNVHEPVMAQCIFESIELLSNAVETLATKCISGITANTERTKDMVYNSVGIITFLNPYIGHHMGDVIGKEAITKGKNIRELVLEKKLLSEEELDKILSPENLMTPQYTAKLIK, from the coding sequence ATGAGCACTAGAAAAGAAGAAGATTTATTGGGTTTTTTAGATATTAACAACGATGCCTTTTACGGTATACATACCCAACGCGCTATTAACAATTTTCAAATTTCCAAATTCAAAATAAGCGATTACCCTATTTTTATTACAGGGATGGTGCTTACTAAAAAAGCATGTGCTTGTGCAAACAAGGAATTAGGAACGGTTTCGAGCGAAAAAGCAGATATGATTATTGAGGCCTGTGACGAGATTCTTAATAATTTAGAAAAATACTTAACATATTTCCCTGTTGATGCTTTTCAAGGTGGTGCTGGCACCTCTGTAAACATGAACACCAATGAAGTTATTGCCAATGTGGCTCTAACATTAAACGGTTACCCAAAGGGGCGTTATGACATTATTAACCCAAATGATCATGTAAACCGATCGCAATCGACAAACGATGCCTATCCCACTGGTTTTCGTGTGGCTATATACAACTATATTGAACATCTCCTCGAAAAAATAAACATACTTATTAATGCTTTTAATTTAAAAAGCAGCGAATTTAAAAATGTTATAAAAATGGGCAGAACGCAGCTTCAAGATGCCGTACCCATGTCTTTAGGAGACGAGTTTTCTTCCTGGGCAGAAACCATGAAAGAAGAGATTAAAGTTTTAAAACATACCAGAGACCTTATTCTCACTTTAAATCTTGGAGGTACTGCCATTGGAACACGAGTAAATGCACCTAACGGCTTTTCAGAGCTTTCCATTTCGTATTTAAAACAATTCACCCAAGCAGATTTTGAAGAAGCAGAAGACCTTATTGAAGCGTCTTCAGACTGTGGGGATTTTGTAATGATTTCGGGAGCCTTAAAAAGAACTGCTATTAAAGTATCAAAAATATGTAATGATTTAAGATTATTATCCTCAGGACCCCGTTGCGGACTTAATGAAATTAACCTACCCGAAATGCAAGCAGGCTCTTCTATTATGCCCGCAAAAGTGAATCCTGTTATTCCAGAAGTTGTCAATCAGGTCTGTTTTAAGGTTATTGGTAACGACAGCACGGTGGCCTTTGCTGCCGAGGCTGGACAATTACAACTTAATGTTCACGAACCCGTTATGGCACAGTGTATTTTTGAATCGATCGAATTGCTTTCTAATGCCGTTGAAACCCTGGCTACAAAATGTATTTCTGGCATCACAGCTAATACAGAGCGCACCAAAGACATGGTTTATAATTCTGTAGGCATCATAACCTTTCTAAACCCTTATATTGGTCATCATATGGGTGATGTTATAGGTAAAGAAGCCATTACAAAAGGAAAAAACATTAGGGAACTTGTGCTGGAAAAAAAGTTGCTTTCTGAAGAAGAACTTGATAAAATTTTAAGTCCAGAAAACTTAATGACTCCTCAATACACCGCAAAACTAATCAAATAA
- the mnmD gene encoding tRNA (5-methylaminomethyl-2-thiouridine)(34)-methyltransferase MnmD, whose amino-acid sequence MKREIITTADGSTTIHIPEWNEQYHSKHGAIQEAYHVFIKHGLQHVLSTYEGKHEATTVSKNTSAPNDLNTAKKPQCLSILEIGFGTGLNAFITLLEAEKFKTPINYYGVEGYPVLIDEIHQLNYSEVLHNSNKASVFNQLHQVSWEEHHKITPYFSLTKQNRFFADIKEKEHYNLIYFDAFGARVQPELWTEDIFKSMFNALLPHGVLVTYAAKGSVRRAMETVGFKVERLPGPPGKREMLRACKLE is encoded by the coding sequence TTGAAGCGAGAAATTATAACAACAGCAGATGGCTCGACCACCATTCATATACCCGAATGGAACGAGCAATACCACTCCAAACACGGGGCTATTCAGGAGGCCTATCACGTGTTTATTAAGCACGGATTGCAACATGTGCTTAGTACTTACGAGGGGAAACATGAGGCTACAACAGTAAGCAAAAACACCTCAGCACCAAATGATTTAAATACGGCCAAAAAACCTCAATGTCTTTCGATATTAGAAATAGGTTTTGGCACGGGTTTAAATGCATTTATCACCTTATTAGAGGCCGAAAAATTTAAAACTCCTATCAATTATTACGGTGTAGAAGGCTATCCTGTGTTAATAGATGAAATTCATCAGTTAAATTACTCGGAAGTATTACACAATTCTAATAAAGCTTCCGTCTTTAACCAGTTACACCAGGTTTCTTGGGAGGAGCACCATAAAATAACACCGTATTTTTCTTTAACAAAACAAAACCGATTCTTTGCAGATATTAAAGAAAAAGAACATTATAATTTAATATATTTTGATGCTTTTGGTGCGCGTGTTCAACCAGAATTATGGACGGAAGACATTTTTAAAAGCATGTTTAATGCACTTCTACCCCATGGGGTTTTGGTAACCTATGCGGCAAAAGGTAGTGTTAGACGTGCCATGGAAACTGTAGGTTTTAAGGTAGAACGCTTACCTGGACCACCAGGAAAACGCGAAATGCTGCGTGCTTGCAAATTAGAATAA
- a CDS encoding DUF4920 domain-containing protein — protein MKYFLLSISCLFFLMSCKNKEGKPEKISETPYAIFGDSIMASGAIEAKTMATQYKTMKVGDSVNTKIKATIKKVCQSKGCWMTLDLGDDTEEVMVKFKDYAIFMPKDIAGKEVILNGKAYVTEVSVDEQRHYAEDEGQSQEDIDRITQPKLTLSFEADGVLLKQ, from the coding sequence ATGAAATATTTCCTATTGAGTATTAGTTGTTTATTCTTTTTGATGTCGTGCAAAAATAAAGAGGGTAAACCAGAAAAAATTTCGGAGACCCCTTACGCCATTTTTGGAGACAGCATCATGGCATCGGGTGCGATAGAGGCTAAAACTATGGCTACCCAGTATAAAACCATGAAAGTTGGCGATAGTGTGAATACAAAAATAAAAGCAACCATTAAAAAAGTTTGTCAATCTAAAGGCTGTTGGATGACACTAGATTTAGGCGATGATACAGAAGAGGTTATGGTAAAATTTAAAGATTATGCCATTTTTATGCCTAAAGACATCGCTGGAAAAGAAGTGATTTTAAATGGAAAAGCCTATGTGACTGAAGTTTCGGTCGACGAGCAACGGCATTATGCCGAGGATGAAGGCCAATCTCAAGAAGACATTGATCGCATTACCCAACCAAAACTCACCCTGTCTTTTGAGGCCGATGGTGTACTTTTAAAACAATAA
- a CDS encoding branched-chain amino acid aminotransferase codes for MDTLTNNIEVVKTKSSKIEEVDFDNLTFGQTFSDHMLVCDYKDGKWQAPKVVPYGPISLDPSAKIFHYGQSVFEGMKAYKDKDDNILLFRPLDNFKRLNISSKRLAIPELPEAYFMEGLKTLLKVDSAWIPKKEGSSLYIRPFVFASGEGFHASPADEYKFIISTAPSGSYFAGKIKVLIEEKYSRSADGGVGFAKAGGNYAGQFYPTQLAIDRGYQQVVWTDATTHEYIEEAGAMNVFVRINDTLLTAPVSDRILDGITRKSIIELAKSEGIPVEVRKISVTEVVEAAKNGTLKEMFGAGTAAVISPISGFGYKNEDYDIPEIEQPYADTLKKRITDIQTNKSEDPFGWRYKV; via the coding sequence ATGGATACTTTAACCAATAATATTGAGGTTGTAAAAACAAAATCATCTAAAATTGAAGAAGTCGATTTTGATAATTTAACCTTTGGGCAAACCTTTTCAGATCACATGTTAGTGTGTGATTATAAAGACGGTAAATGGCAAGCACCTAAGGTAGTGCCTTACGGTCCTATTAGTCTAGATCCTTCGGCCAAGATTTTTCATTATGGTCAATCTGTTTTTGAAGGTATGAAAGCCTATAAAGATAAAGATGATAACATTTTGTTATTTAGACCTTTAGATAATTTTAAGCGACTAAATATCTCGTCTAAACGACTTGCCATTCCGGAGTTGCCAGAAGCCTATTTTATGGAGGGTTTAAAAACCTTACTGAAAGTTGATAGTGCTTGGATTCCAAAAAAGGAGGGAAGTTCGCTCTACATAAGACCTTTTGTTTTTGCTTCGGGTGAAGGTTTTCATGCTTCACCAGCCGATGAATACAAATTTATAATATCTACAGCGCCTTCTGGGTCTTATTTTGCTGGAAAAATAAAGGTTTTAATTGAAGAAAAATACTCGCGTTCTGCCGATGGGGGTGTTGGTTTTGCCAAAGCGGGAGGAAATTATGCTGGGCAATTTTATCCTACCCAATTAGCAATAGACAGAGGGTACCAGCAGGTGGTATGGACCGATGCTACCACCCATGAGTATATTGAAGAAGCAGGAGCTATGAATGTTTTTGTGCGTATTAACGATACGCTTCTTACGGCACCAGTTAGTGATAGAATCTTAGATGGAATAACGCGTAAAAGTATTATTGAGTTGGCTAAAAGCGAAGGCATTCCAGTGGAGGTTAGAAAAATCTCTGTAACAGAAGTGGTTGAGGCTGCTAAAAACGGAACTTTAAAAGAAATGTTCGGTGCTGGAACCGCCGCTGTGATTTCGCCAATATCTGGATTTGGTTATAAAAACGAAGACTACGATATACCTGAAATTGAACAGCCTTATGCAGATACACTAAAAAAACGCATTACCGATATACAAACCAATAAAAGTGAAGATCCTTTTGGATGGCGTTATAAAGTTTAA
- a CDS encoding TIGR01777 family oxidoreductase, whose translation MRVLITGATGLIGQEIVKHCHEQNIAVNYLTTSKSKIENTENYHGFFWNPSTKDIDKNCFNGVDAIINLAGASISKRWTADYKKVILSSRIEGTQLLIDSLKGETHSINQVVSASAIGVYPDSLIHYYDETFNDFDDSFLAEVVKAWELSVDGFSQLGITVSKVRIGLVLSNKGGALQEMVKPIKLGLGAPFGSGKQWQSWIHLNDLARVFLYVLKHKLPGVYNGVAPNPVTNTELTKTIAKVLDKPLLLPNIPRFAMKLVLGEMHTLLFDSQRVSSKKIEDKGFEFVDYHLQSALQDLLANN comes from the coding sequence ATGCGTGTTTTAATAACTGGGGCTACAGGACTTATTGGGCAAGAGATCGTTAAACACTGTCACGAACAGAACATCGCTGTAAACTATTTAACCACGAGTAAATCTAAAATAGAAAACACCGAAAATTACCATGGTTTTTTTTGGAATCCAAGTACTAAAGACATTGATAAAAACTGTTTTAACGGTGTAGATGCTATTATTAATCTTGCAGGGGCTAGTATTTCTAAGCGATGGACGGCAGACTATAAAAAAGTAATTTTATCGAGTAGAATTGAAGGCACACAATTGTTAATTGATTCGCTTAAAGGGGAAACACATAGCATTAATCAAGTGGTTTCGGCTAGTGCGATTGGGGTGTACCCCGATTCTCTGATACATTATTACGATGAAACTTTTAATGATTTTGACGATTCTTTTTTAGCTGAAGTCGTAAAAGCATGGGAGCTTTCCGTTGATGGTTTTTCACAGCTTGGTATCACCGTTTCTAAAGTTCGAATTGGTTTAGTGCTATCCAATAAAGGTGGTGCTTTACAAGAAATGGTAAAACCCATAAAACTTGGTTTAGGTGCACCTTTTGGATCGGGAAAGCAATGGCAATCATGGATTCATTTAAACGATTTAGCTCGTGTGTTTCTTTATGTTTTAAAGCACAAACTTCCTGGGGTTTATAATGGTGTAGCGCCAAATCCAGTAACAAATACAGAGCTAACAAAAACTATAGCGAAGGTATTAGACAAACCTCTACTGCTACCAAATATACCTAGGTTTGCCATGAAACTTGTTTTGGGAGAAATGCATACTTTATTGTTTGATAGCCAAAGGGTGAGCTCAAAGAAAATTGAAGATAAAGGTTTTGAATTTGTCGACTACCATTTGCAGTCTGCCTTGCAGGATTTATTAGCAAACAATTAA
- a CDS encoding TonB-dependent receptor, which yields MNRIHIFLVLFLISIIPNSLAQTKKSDANLVGHVVSHGEHIPFATISIKGTTIGIMADDTGHFQLVNLPEGELTVIARSLGFKPQEKTITIKAGETIELNFELNQDLLGLEEVVVTGDRNATNRKKSSTIVTTLTSKMLANTQSITLSEGLNSIPGLRTENNCQNCGFTQVRMNGMEGPYSQILINSRPIFSGLAGVYGLELIPSNMIERVEVIRGGGSALYGSNAIAGTINLILKDPISNTYEFGANSGLSGVGLDNSGGTAEDYSVNFNTSLISSDSKTGMALYGFYRDRKPFDANNDDFSEVASLKNTTIGTRLFHRFGARNKLTADFFNIKEDRRGGDRFDYPLHEANIAEAVNHNLTTGALTYEQYLRENDLLSVYVSGQSINRDSYYSAEKSLSDYGNTKDFSYTTGVQYYAEFKNSNLTAGIENNGAWLKDKKLGYADIDNAIIENSAIISIPHTDNVTIADQTTNTTGIFAQYELTWSAFQVSAGARFDHYEVNDKEHLNSNKSGNVLSPRLTFKYDIKEDMQARISYSQGYRAPQIFDEDLHIETSGSRKVIHENSPNLEQETSHSYMASLNLNKKLGKVSVGFLMEGFYTKLNNPFANQYNEPDANGTVVYTRINADKGAKVQGVNLELNVIPTHNITLNAGFTIQKSEYEEAQEFNEKSFFRTPEEYGYLTLDWQTTQNFGISSTANYTGKMLVPYFGLQIPNPEQGVLRNTESFFDLGLKARYNIALNGATFQLYGGMKNIFNSYQSDFDKGIDRDPGYTYGTLNPRTVYLGFKIGNFIK from the coding sequence ATGAATAGAATACATATTTTCCTAGTACTATTTTTAATCTCAATTATACCAAATAGCTTGGCACAGACTAAAAAATCTGATGCAAATCTTGTAGGACACGTGGTTAGCCATGGTGAGCACATTCCTTTTGCCACAATAAGCATTAAAGGAACAACTATTGGAATCATGGCCGATGACACTGGGCATTTTCAGTTAGTTAACCTCCCAGAGGGCGAGCTTACCGTTATTGCAAGATCCTTAGGTTTTAAGCCTCAAGAGAAAACAATTACAATTAAAGCTGGCGAAACCATAGAATTAAATTTTGAATTAAACCAGGATCTTCTGGGACTTGAAGAAGTTGTAGTTACTGGAGACAGAAATGCCACAAACCGAAAAAAATCTTCAACCATTGTTACCACACTTACTTCTAAGATGCTGGCCAATACACAGTCTATTACCTTAAGCGAAGGTTTAAATTCTATTCCTGGTTTACGTACAGAAAACAATTGTCAAAACTGTGGTTTTACACAAGTTAGAATGAATGGCATGGAGGGACCTTATTCTCAAATATTGATAAATAGTCGTCCTATCTTTAGTGGTTTAGCAGGTGTTTATGGTCTGGAATTAATTCCTTCTAACATGATAGAACGTGTTGAAGTAATTCGCGGAGGCGGATCTGCTTTATACGGCAGTAATGCCATTGCAGGCACCATAAACCTCATACTTAAAGACCCTATTAGCAATACCTACGAGTTTGGTGCTAACTCAGGGCTAAGCGGTGTAGGTCTGGATAATTCTGGTGGTACCGCCGAAGATTATTCGGTTAATTTTAACACCTCTTTAATTTCTTCTGATAGCAAAACAGGTATGGCTCTTTATGGCTTTTACCGCGACAGAAAACCCTTTGATGCCAATAACGATGATTTTTCTGAAGTCGCCTCTTTAAAAAATACCACCATAGGTACTCGATTATTCCATAGATTTGGTGCAAGAAATAAACTAACCGCCGATTTTTTTAACATCAAAGAAGACCGTCGCGGCGGAGACCGTTTCGATTATCCATTACATGAAGCTAATATTGCTGAAGCGGTGAACCACAACCTTACAACTGGTGCACTAACATACGAGCAATATTTAAGAGAAAATGATTTGTTATCGGTATATGTTTCAGGACAAAGCATCAATAGAGATTCTTATTATAGTGCCGAAAAATCGCTAAGCGACTACGGAAACACAAAAGATTTCTCGTATACCACAGGTGTTCAATACTATGCAGAATTTAAAAATTCGAATTTAACAGCTGGAATAGAAAACAACGGTGCTTGGTTAAAAGATAAAAAACTGGGATACGCAGATATTGATAATGCCATAATTGAAAATAGTGCAATTATTAGCATACCACATACCGATAATGTAACCATTGCAGACCAAACCACGAACACCACAGGTATTTTTGCCCAATATGAATTAACTTGGAGTGCCTTTCAAGTTTCGGCGGGTGCTCGTTTCGACCACTACGAGGTAAATGATAAAGAGCATTTAAATTCTAATAAATCTGGAAATGTTTTAAGTCCTCGACTTACCTTTAAATATGACATCAAAGAAGATATGCAAGCCAGAATAAGTTATTCGCAAGGCTATCGTGCTCCACAAATTTTTGATGAAGACCTCCATATTGAAACCTCTGGATCTAGAAAAGTAATTCATGAAAACAGCCCAAATTTAGAACAAGAAACCAGCCACAGCTATATGGCATCGTTAAATTTGAATAAAAAACTAGGTAAGGTGTCTGTAGGCTTTTTAATGGAAGGTTTTTATACCAAATTAAATAATCCGTTCGCAAACCAATACAACGAACCCGATGCTAATGGTACAGTTGTATATACTCGAATTAATGCCGATAAAGGTGCAAAAGTACAAGGGGTAAATCTAGAATTAAATGTGATACCAACCCATAATATAACACTTAATGCCGGTTTTACTATTCAAAAAAGTGAATACGAAGAAGCACAAGAGTTTAATGAAAAAAGCTTTTTTAGAACTCCCGAGGAGTACGGTTATTTAACGCTAGACTGGCAAACTACGCAAAACTTTGGCATATCGTCAACAGCAAATTATACAGGTAAAATGCTTGTTCCTTATTTCGGATTGCAAATACCAAATCCAGAGCAAGGTGTTTTAAGAAACACAGAGTCCTTTTTTGATCTTGGTTTAAAAGCCCGATATAACATTGCATTAAATGGTGCTACTTTTCAATTATATGGAGGTATGAAAAATATTTTCAATTCGTATCAGAGTGATTTCGATAAGGGGATTGACCGCGATCCTGGATATACTTACGGAACCCTAAATCCGAGGACCGTTTACTTAGGCTTTAAAATAGGGAATTTTATTAAATAA